A genomic stretch from Burkholderia pyrrocinia includes:
- a CDS encoding zinc-dependent alcohol dehydrogenase family protein has protein sequence MLAMMFDGTTPELREAHVPDPRPAAGQLLIDVHACGVCRTDLHVVDGDLAHPKLPLIPGHEIVGTVRSLGAGVTGFAVGDRVGVPWLGRTCGHCAYCAAGRENLCDSPGFTGYTIDGGYAERTVADHRYCVHLPQRYADQEAAPLLCAGLIGYRTLRMAGDARRIGIYGFGAAAHLVAQIAHHEGRRVFALTKPGDTAAQQLALSLGAAWAGGSDEAPPETLDAALIFAPVGALVPAALRAVDKGGIVVCGGIHMSDIPAFPYAWLWGERRIASVANLTRADAVAFMRIADATPLRVEATRYALTDANRALSDLRTGHLSGAAVLDTRG, from the coding sequence ATGCTGGCAATGATGTTCGACGGGACGACACCGGAGTTGCGCGAGGCACACGTGCCGGACCCGCGGCCCGCGGCGGGCCAGCTGCTGATCGACGTGCATGCATGCGGCGTATGCCGTACCGATCTCCACGTCGTCGACGGCGATCTCGCGCATCCGAAGCTGCCGCTGATTCCGGGGCATGAAATCGTCGGGACGGTGCGCTCGCTGGGCGCGGGTGTGACGGGTTTCGCGGTCGGCGACCGGGTTGGCGTGCCGTGGCTCGGCCGGACCTGCGGGCATTGCGCGTATTGCGCCGCCGGGCGGGAGAATCTGTGCGACAGCCCCGGATTCACCGGCTATACGATCGACGGCGGTTATGCCGAGCGCACCGTCGCGGACCACCGTTATTGCGTGCATCTGCCGCAGCGCTACGCCGACCAGGAGGCCGCACCGCTGCTTTGCGCGGGCCTGATCGGCTACCGTACGTTGCGCATGGCCGGCGACGCACGGCGAATCGGGATCTACGGGTTCGGCGCGGCGGCACATCTCGTCGCGCAGATCGCACATCACGAAGGACGCCGGGTGTTCGCGCTGACGAAACCCGGCGATACCGCTGCGCAGCAGCTTGCGCTGTCGCTGGGGGCGGCATGGGCGGGCGGCAGCGACGAAGCGCCGCCCGAGACGCTCGACGCCGCGCTGATTTTCGCGCCGGTCGGCGCACTGGTGCCGGCGGCGCTGCGGGCGGTCGACAAGGGCGGGATCGTCGTGTGCGGCGGCATTCACATGAGCGACATCCCGGCTTTTCCGTACGCGTGGCTGTGGGGCGAGCGCCGCATCGCATCGGTGGCCAACCTGACGCGCGCGGATGCCGTCGCGTTCATGCGGATCGCCGACGCGACGCCGCTGCGGGTCGAGGCAACGCGCTATGCGCTGACCGACGCGAACCGCGCGCTGTCGGACCTGCGCACGGGGCATCTGTCGGGCGCCGCCGTGCTCGACACGCGCGGCTGA
- a CDS encoding Acg family FMN-binding oxidoreductase, with protein sequence MTSVTPVAASPRLDDRLRSLLGYAVLAPSSHNSQPWRFIVDGTTIAVCADRVRALPVVDPYDRELIISCGAALLNLRVALDHAGIAHTISAFPSDIDPDVLALVRVCDDGYTDAELGTLFAAIPERVTTRAPFESEPVPDALQHALIAAGAAEGADVACADSIARRARVAEVIADADRQQFADPRFRRELASWIDPRRHVDGMPAFAAGVPALLDFAAPIVTTAVRTFDLGNGLAALHHQLVGASPLIVCIATARDDREAWLAAGQALERMLLVATRAGYTASYLNQPIETAGLRAQLRDMLALRGHPQLLLRIGRGPHVPHSPRRPLDEVIS encoded by the coding sequence ATGACATCCGTTACCCCCGTTGCTGCAAGCCCCCGTCTCGACGATCGACTGCGGTCGCTGCTGGGCTACGCGGTGCTGGCGCCGTCGAGCCACAATTCCCAGCCGTGGCGGTTCATCGTCGACGGCACGACGATCGCGGTCTGCGCGGACCGGGTTCGCGCGCTGCCCGTGGTCGATCCGTACGATCGCGAACTGATCATCAGTTGCGGCGCGGCGCTGCTCAACCTCCGCGTCGCGCTCGATCACGCCGGAATCGCGCATACGATCAGCGCGTTCCCGTCCGACATCGATCCCGACGTCCTGGCGCTCGTGCGCGTGTGCGACGACGGCTACACCGATGCGGAGCTGGGTACGCTGTTCGCCGCGATCCCCGAGCGCGTCACGACGCGCGCCCCGTTCGAATCCGAACCCGTTCCGGACGCGCTCCAGCACGCGCTGATCGCGGCGGGCGCCGCGGAAGGCGCCGACGTGGCCTGTGCCGACTCGATCGCGCGGCGCGCGCGGGTGGCCGAGGTGATCGCCGACGCGGATCGCCAGCAGTTTGCCGACCCGCGGTTCCGGCGCGAACTGGCGAGCTGGATCGATCCGCGCCGGCACGTCGACGGCATGCCCGCGTTCGCGGCCGGCGTGCCGGCACTGCTGGATTTCGCGGCGCCGATCGTGACGACCGCGGTGCGCACGTTCGATCTCGGCAACGGCCTGGCCGCGCTGCACCACCAGCTCGTCGGTGCGTCGCCGCTGATCGTCTGCATCGCGACGGCTCGCGACGATCGCGAGGCCTGGCTCGCCGCCGGGCAAGCGCTCGAGCGCATGCTGCTGGTCGCGACGCGTGCGGGCTACACGGCGTCGTACCTGAACCAGCCGATCGAGACGGCCGGACTGCGCGCGCAGCTGCGCGACATGCTCGCGCTTCGCGGGCATCCGCAACTGCTGCTGCGCATCGGGCGCGGCCCGCATGTGCCGCATTCGCCGCGCCGACCGCTCGACGAAGTGATTTCCTGA
- a CDS encoding response regulator, translating into MIRVLIADDHALVRDGLRYILQNANDFEVAGEACDSASTVALIRGTPAQVLVLDLSMPGRNGIELIRQIKDEKPALHILVLTMHAEQQYAVRAFRAGASGYMTKESASAELVAALTKIASGGVYVSLAMAEQFAQSLNEPAELQPHQRLSDREFDVFRRMTSGESISDIAQALCVSVKTVSTYKTRILEKMQMPNDAALVRYAVRHKLFYDPDDL; encoded by the coding sequence ATGATCAGGGTACTCATCGCCGACGACCACGCGCTCGTCCGGGACGGCCTCCGGTACATCCTGCAGAACGCCAACGATTTCGAGGTCGCGGGCGAGGCGTGCGACAGCGCTTCGACCGTTGCGCTGATCCGCGGCACCCCGGCACAGGTGCTGGTGCTCGATCTGTCGATGCCCGGCCGCAACGGCATCGAACTGATCCGGCAGATCAAGGACGAAAAGCCGGCCCTGCATATCCTCGTGCTGACGATGCATGCCGAACAGCAATATGCGGTGCGTGCGTTTCGCGCCGGCGCGTCCGGCTACATGACCAAGGAAAGCGCGAGCGCGGAGCTGGTGGCCGCGCTGACCAAGATTGCATCCGGCGGCGTCTACGTGAGCCTCGCGATGGCGGAGCAGTTCGCGCAAAGCCTCAACGAGCCGGCGGAACTGCAGCCGCACCAGCGCTTGTCCGATCGCGAGTTCGACGTGTTCCGGCGCATGACTTCCGGCGAATCGATCTCCGACATCGCGCAGGCGCTGTGCGTCAGCGTCAAGACCGTGAGCACCTACAAGACGCGCATCCTCGAGAAAATGCAGATGCCGAACGATGCGGCGCTCGTGCGTTACGCGGTACGCCACAAGCTGTTCTACGATCCGGACGACCTCTGA
- a CDS encoding TIGR00730 family Rossman fold protein, translating into MSVVKPTAVRARQRRARPSRALSRPMRRRAETANCIQADEDTTLLKRPGMRGIRLQLDYWKAEERLQQERIGHTIVIYGSTRIVAPAEANARLREASRALAERPHDARRRRAVAVASRLVKYSAYYRVAREFGRIVGRADRRTRTARLAVITGGGPGIMEAANRGAYENGAPSIGLNIELPREQAPNPYLTPALCFRFHYFAIRKLHLLERAKAAVFFPGGYGTCDELFEVLTLLQTRKIAPLPVILVGEAYWRRVVDFAFLADDGMIDRSDLDLFVYCESAQDIWHAIGCWYAQRRSRPPRRVTSRASRAM; encoded by the coding sequence ATGAGCGTAGTCAAACCGACCGCCGTCAGGGCCCGGCAACGTCGCGCGCGGCCCTCGCGCGCCCTTTCGCGGCCGATGCGGCGCCGGGCCGAGACCGCGAACTGCATACAGGCCGATGAAGACACGACGCTCCTGAAGCGCCCCGGCATGCGAGGCATCCGGCTGCAACTCGACTACTGGAAAGCCGAGGAGCGCCTGCAACAGGAACGCATCGGTCACACGATCGTGATCTACGGCAGCACGCGCATCGTCGCGCCCGCCGAAGCCAATGCGCGGCTGCGCGAAGCGAGCCGTGCGCTGGCGGAGCGGCCGCACGACGCTCGCCGGCGCCGCGCCGTCGCGGTCGCGAGCCGTCTGGTCAAATACAGCGCCTACTATCGCGTCGCGCGCGAATTCGGGCGCATCGTCGGCCGTGCCGACCGGCGCACCCGCACGGCAAGGCTCGCCGTGATCACCGGCGGCGGCCCGGGCATCATGGAGGCCGCCAATCGAGGCGCCTACGAAAACGGTGCACCGAGCATCGGCTTGAACATCGAACTTCCGCGCGAACAGGCGCCCAATCCCTACCTCACGCCGGCCCTGTGCTTCCGCTTTCACTATTTCGCGATCCGCAAGCTGCATCTGCTCGAGCGCGCGAAAGCCGCCGTGTTCTTCCCGGGCGGGTACGGCACTTGCGACGAGTTGTTCGAGGTGCTGACACTCCTGCAAACCCGGAAGATCGCGCCGCTGCCGGTCATACTCGTCGGCGAGGCATACTGGCGCCGCGTCGTCGATTTCGCCTTTCTCGCGGACGACGGGATGATCGATCGCAGCGATCTCGACTTGTTCGTCTATTGCGAATCCGCGCAGGACATCTGGCACGCAATCGGCTGCTGGTATGCGCAGCGGCGATCGCGGCCGCCACGGCGCGTGACTTCACGGGCGAGCCGCGCGATGTAG
- a CDS encoding BON domain-containing protein, producing MKTDKQLKQDVQDELESDPAIDATRIGVEVADRIVTISGHPPSYAEKLAIERAANRVAGVKALVVDMTVHLPNDDVRTDEDIANAVRSVLHWTVGLNDDAVKVQVEHGWITLSGKVDWAYQSHAAMRAISQMRSVTGVTDHISVQGAVGSADISGDIKRAIMRHAEREAKHIAIEVRDGTVRLSGKVGSFSERKAVRGAAWSARGVRAVVDDLVVE from the coding sequence ATGAAAACCGACAAGCAGTTGAAGCAGGACGTTCAGGATGAACTGGAGTCGGACCCGGCGATCGACGCGACACGCATCGGTGTCGAGGTGGCCGACCGGATCGTGACGATATCGGGTCACCCGCCAAGCTACGCGGAGAAACTGGCGATCGAGCGCGCGGCGAACCGCGTGGCCGGCGTCAAGGCGCTCGTCGTCGACATGACTGTGCATCTGCCGAACGACGACGTCCGCACCGACGAGGACATCGCCAACGCCGTGCGTTCGGTGCTGCACTGGACGGTCGGTCTGAACGACGATGCGGTCAAGGTGCAGGTCGAGCACGGCTGGATCACGCTGTCCGGCAAGGTCGACTGGGCATACCAGAGCCATGCGGCCATGCGTGCGATCTCGCAGATGCGCAGCGTGACCGGCGTGACCGACCACATCAGCGTGCAGGGGGCGGTCGGATCGGCCGACATCAGCGGCGACATCAAGCGCGCGATCATGCGTCACGCGGAGCGCGAGGCGAAGCACATCGCGATCGAGGTGCGCGACGGCACCGTGCGGCTTTCCGGCAAGGTCGGCTCGTTCTCCGAGCGCAAGGCCGTGCGCGGTGCCGCGTGGTCCGCACGAGGCGTGCGTGCCGTCGTCGACGACCTGGTCGTCGAGTGA
- a CDS encoding nitroreductase family protein: MSDQQLLTYSPAPPALPASPQGKSPAIVDLPRPNLDDGMPLTIALATRISSREFAATPLPPRMLGTMLWAANGVNRPASGGRTAPSAHASNEIDIYVALPHGVYRYDAPAHRLVLKHAVDARNLTGYQDFVGRAPLDLVYVVRTSAILDMPPQQRDVFSAVAAGAIAQNVSLYCAATGLGTVVRGWINHRALADALRLNEDELPILAQTVGYRAGGTVSDA; this comes from the coding sequence TTGTCGGACCAGCAACTGTTGACCTATTCGCCGGCGCCCCCGGCACTGCCGGCGTCGCCACAAGGAAAGTCGCCGGCCATCGTCGATCTGCCGCGCCCGAACCTCGACGACGGCATGCCGTTGACGATCGCACTCGCGACGAGAATAAGTTCCCGCGAATTCGCCGCCACGCCGCTCCCGCCCAGGATGCTCGGCACGATGCTGTGGGCCGCGAACGGCGTCAACCGGCCGGCTAGCGGCGGTCGTACGGCGCCGTCCGCGCATGCATCCAATGAAATCGACATCTATGTCGCGCTGCCGCATGGCGTCTATCGCTACGACGCGCCCGCGCATCGACTCGTGCTGAAACACGCGGTCGATGCCCGCAACCTGACGGGTTACCAGGACTTCGTCGGACGCGCGCCGCTGGATCTCGTCTACGTCGTCCGGACCTCAGCGATACTCGACATGCCGCCGCAGCAACGCGACGTATTTTCGGCGGTCGCGGCCGGGGCCATCGCGCAGAACGTTTCGCTCTACTGTGCGGCGACCGGCCTCGGGACGGTCGTGCGCGGCTGGATCAACCATCGCGCGCTCGCCGACGCGCTGCGCCTGAACGAGGACGAACTCCCGATCCTCGCGCAGACCGTCGGTTACCGCGCTGGCGGCACGGTGTCGGATGCGTGA
- a CDS encoding SulP family inorganic anion transporter — protein sequence MIRPLSGHIARMLPGIALLANYRRAWLARDLYAGLALSAVLVPVGMSYAQAAGLPAVTGLYASIAALLAYAVLGPSRILVLGPDSALAALIAAAIAPLAGHDPQRAVALSGALALSAGTICILLGTLRLGFVTDLLSRPIQYGYLNGIAIALAVGRLPELFGMSVPGNDVFSGLSHIVRALFEHRFSIDACVLGVGVLAAIAAMKRVTPRWPGVLIAVLAATLAARVLPLHGVATVGALPAGAPTPHLPVVSLADVTALASGAVAVALVSFADISMLSRALSARAGDAPDRNQELVALGAANLLAGVMQGCAVSSSASRTPVAIAAGAQSQVTNLVAAACIVLLLIVAPALLTLVPRAALAAVVIYAAFGIADVRGVVRLYRMRRGECLISVLCLAGVVGMGVVPGVLLASALSLLSFVWRAWHPYDAVLGRLAGVRGYHDIARHPDAVQTPGLVLFRWDAPLFYANVEIFCEHLHAALTQAAGPVDRIVVAAEPVTDIDVSAADRLVALREELGEQGIALNFAEMKGPVKDRLRAYGLFDVFGSASFFPTVTDAVAHHVQRQGEPVARPSSPGPARDPADD from the coding sequence ATGATCCGGCCTCTTTCCGGACACATCGCACGCATGCTCCCGGGAATCGCGCTGCTCGCGAACTACCGGCGGGCGTGGCTCGCGCGCGACCTGTATGCGGGCCTGGCGCTCTCCGCGGTGCTGGTTCCGGTCGGCATGAGCTACGCGCAGGCGGCCGGCCTGCCCGCCGTCACCGGGCTCTACGCATCGATCGCCGCGTTGCTCGCCTATGCGGTGCTCGGCCCGAGCCGGATCCTCGTGCTGGGCCCGGATTCCGCGCTGGCCGCGTTGATCGCAGCGGCCATCGCACCGCTCGCCGGTCATGATCCGCAGCGGGCCGTCGCGCTGTCCGGCGCGCTGGCACTGTCGGCCGGAACGATCTGCATCCTGCTCGGTACGCTCCGCCTCGGGTTCGTCACCGATCTGCTGTCGCGCCCGATCCAGTACGGTTACCTGAACGGCATCGCCATCGCCCTTGCAGTCGGCCGGCTGCCGGAGCTGTTCGGCATGTCCGTGCCCGGCAACGACGTGTTCTCCGGCCTGTCGCACATCGTGCGGGCCCTCTTCGAGCACCGGTTTTCGATCGATGCGTGTGTGCTGGGTGTTGGCGTTCTTGCGGCGATTGCGGCCATGAAGCGCGTGACGCCGCGTTGGCCCGGCGTATTGATCGCCGTGCTGGCGGCGACCCTGGCCGCACGCGTATTGCCGTTGCACGGGGTCGCGACGGTCGGCGCGTTGCCCGCCGGCGCGCCCACGCCCCATCTTCCGGTCGTGTCGCTCGCCGACGTGACCGCGCTCGCGTCCGGCGCGGTCGCCGTGGCACTGGTGTCGTTCGCCGACATCAGCATGTTGTCGCGCGCCCTTTCCGCTCGTGCGGGCGATGCGCCGGACCGCAACCAGGAACTGGTCGCATTGGGGGCGGCCAATCTGCTGGCCGGCGTGATGCAGGGCTGCGCGGTCAGCAGCAGCGCGTCGCGCACGCCCGTCGCGATTGCCGCGGGCGCGCAAAGCCAGGTCACGAATCTCGTCGCGGCGGCCTGCATCGTGTTGCTGCTCATAGTCGCGCCGGCGCTGCTGACGCTCGTCCCGCGTGCGGCGCTGGCTGCCGTGGTGATCTACGCCGCATTCGGCATCGCCGACGTCCGCGGCGTGGTACGACTTTATCGAATGCGCCGCGGCGAATGCCTGATTTCGGTGCTGTGCCTTGCGGGCGTCGTCGGCATGGGGGTCGTACCGGGTGTCCTGCTCGCGAGCGCGCTGTCGCTGCTGTCGTTCGTCTGGCGGGCCTGGCATCCGTACGATGCGGTGCTTGGCCGGCTGGCGGGCGTTCGCGGTTATCACGACATTGCGCGGCATCCGGACGCCGTGCAAACACCCGGGCTCGTGCTGTTCCGCTGGGATGCCCCGCTCTTCTATGCCAATGTCGAGATTTTCTGCGAGCACCTGCACGCTGCGCTCACGCAAGCGGCGGGCCCGGTCGATCGAATCGTCGTCGCGGCAGAACCCGTCACCGATATCGACGTCAGCGCGGCGGACCGGCTCGTGGCGCTTCGCGAGGAGCTCGGCGAGCAAGGTATCGCGCTGAATTTCGCGGAAATGAAGGGCCCGGTGAAGGATCGCCTGCGCGCTTACGGCTTGTTCGACGTATTCGGATCGGCCAGCTTCTTTCCGACCGTGACCGACGCGGTCGCGCATCATGTCCAGCGGCAAGGCGAACCCGTCGCGCGTCCGTCGTCACCGGGTCCCGCACGAGATCCAGCGGACGACTAG
- a CDS encoding c-type cytochrome: MNVTRLLAACMLAATAGIAAAQTVVPEPTALVDAQHCMFCHTSDMPFLAPSFHQIAERYRGVPHAQEKLEIKLRHGGRAHWGDTPMPSAAERGGPLSRDDARQLVQWVLSQ, encoded by the coding sequence ATGAACGTCACGCGCCTACTCGCCGCCTGCATGCTCGCCGCGACGGCCGGCATCGCGGCCGCCCAGACGGTGGTGCCCGAACCGACCGCGCTCGTCGATGCCCAGCACTGCATGTTTTGTCATACATCCGACATGCCGTTTCTCGCGCCATCGTTCCACCAGATCGCGGAACGCTACCGGGGCGTGCCGCACGCGCAGGAGAAACTCGAAATCAAGCTGCGCCACGGCGGCCGCGCGCATTGGGGCGATACGCCGATGCCTTCCGCCGCCGAGCGAGGCGGGCCGCTATCGCGTGACGACGCCCGCCAACTGGTGCAATGGGTCCTGAGTCAGTAA
- a CDS encoding Hsp20/alpha crystallin family protein, translating into MSNLTRYDPFSMDPVSDLFQGLFRPLRGMTLTDEPDLASVKIDVTESDDAYKVNAELPGVAKDDIDVQVTGRTVSINAKIERNAEQKEGERVIRRERYSGAISRSFSLPGEIDDANATAAYQDGVLSLTLPKKTPAGQKKLTIS; encoded by the coding sequence ATGAGCAATCTGACTCGCTACGATCCGTTTTCGATGGACCCCGTCTCCGACCTGTTTCAGGGGCTGTTCAGGCCGTTGCGAGGCATGACGCTGACGGACGAACCCGATCTCGCGTCCGTGAAGATCGACGTCACGGAAAGCGACGACGCCTATAAGGTCAACGCGGAACTGCCGGGCGTCGCAAAGGACGACATCGACGTCCAGGTGACGGGCCGGACCGTATCGATCAACGCGAAGATCGAGCGCAACGCCGAGCAGAAGGAAGGCGAGCGCGTGATTCGGCGCGAGCGCTACAGCGGCGCGATCAGCCGCTCGTTCTCGCTGCCCGGCGAGATCGACGACGCGAACGCGACGGCAGCGTATCAGGACGGCGTGCTGTCGCTGACGCTGCCGAAGAAGACGCCGGCCGGGCAGAAGAAACTGACGATCAGCTGA
- the fnr gene encoding fumarate/nitrate reduction transcriptional regulator Fnr → MQSHAEVSMTPQSRPFIPLHPVERSDQPKRASSRCSSCALRAVCLPQELTPDDFARVDAMICTTRHVKRGDTLYRAGDTFNSIYAVRTGSFKTVVMHRDGDEQVTGFQIVGESLGLDGVHTGHHNGDAIALEDSTVCIIPFGQLEQVCREVRTMQHHVYQMMSGEIVRESALMLLLGTMSAEQRVAAFLLNLSTRFKARGYSAAEFVLRMTRDEIGEYLGMKLETVSRMLSKFQQKGLVAAQGKQIRIVDSEELARI, encoded by the coding sequence ATGCAGAGCCATGCCGAAGTATCGATGACACCGCAGTCGCGCCCCTTTATTCCGCTGCACCCCGTCGAGCGGTCGGACCAGCCGAAGCGCGCGTCGTCCCGCTGTTCTTCATGCGCGCTGCGCGCCGTTTGCCTGCCCCAGGAACTGACACCCGACGATTTCGCGCGGGTCGACGCGATGATCTGCACGACGCGTCACGTCAAGCGCGGCGACACCCTGTATCGGGCCGGCGATACGTTCAACAGCATCTACGCGGTGAGAACCGGATCGTTCAAGACCGTCGTCATGCATCGCGACGGCGACGAGCAGGTGACCGGCTTCCAGATCGTCGGCGAATCGCTCGGACTGGACGGCGTGCACACCGGCCATCACAACGGCGATGCGATCGCGCTCGAAGACAGCACCGTCTGCATCATTCCGTTCGGCCAGCTCGAACAGGTCTGCCGCGAAGTACGGACGATGCAGCACCACGTCTACCAGATGATGAGCGGCGAGATCGTCCGCGAGTCCGCGTTGATGCTGCTGCTCGGTACGATGAGCGCGGAACAGCGCGTGGCCGCGTTCCTGCTGAATCTCTCCACGCGTTTCAAGGCGCGCGGCTACTCGGCCGCGGAGTTCGTGCTGCGGATGACCCGCGACGAGATCGGCGAGTATCTCGGCATGAAACTCGAGACGGTCAGCCGCATGCTGTCGAAGTTCCAGCAGAAAGGGCTCGTCGCGGCGCAGGGCAAGCAGATCCGCATCGTCGATTCGGAAGAGCTCGCGCGCATCTGA